The Anaerobacillus alkaliphilus genome contains a region encoding:
- the cysK gene encoding cysteine synthase A, which yields MKVANSITELIGQTPLVKLNRLVSEDHADVYLKLEYMNPGSSVKDRIALAMIEAAEKNGKLTADTTIIEPTSGNTGIGLAMVAAAKGYRTILVMPETMSLERRNLLRAYGAELVLTPGPEGMGGAIRKATELAKENGYFMPQQFENEANPEVHRLTTGRELLEQVGDQLDGFVSGIGTGGTITGAGGVLKEKFPNLHIAAVEPSDSPVLSGGKPGPHKIQGIGAGFVPDILNTQIYDEVIQISTEEAFEYARRAAKEEGILGGISSGAAIAAALKLAQKLGKGKKVVAIIPSNGERYLSTALYQFEE from the coding sequence ATGAAAGTTGCAAACTCAATTACAGAATTAATTGGTCAAACACCTTTAGTGAAATTAAATCGTCTAGTATCTGAGGATCATGCAGACGTATACTTAAAACTTGAATACATGAACCCAGGAAGTAGTGTTAAAGACCGTATAGCTTTAGCGATGATTGAAGCAGCTGAGAAAAACGGAAAATTAACAGCTGATACGACTATTATTGAACCGACGAGTGGTAACACAGGAATTGGGTTAGCAATGGTTGCTGCGGCGAAAGGCTACCGTACAATCCTAGTTATGCCAGAAACAATGAGTTTAGAGCGCCGTAATCTTCTTCGTGCTTATGGAGCAGAATTAGTGTTAACTCCTGGTCCAGAGGGAATGGGTGGAGCAATCCGTAAAGCAACAGAATTAGCAAAAGAAAATGGCTACTTTATGCCACAACAGTTTGAAAATGAAGCGAATCCTGAAGTTCACCGTCTAACTACTGGTAGAGAACTATTAGAGCAAGTTGGTGACCAACTTGATGGTTTTGTCTCAGGTATTGGTACAGGTGGTACAATTACAGGTGCTGGTGGAGTGTTAAAAGAAAAATTCCCGAACTTACACATCGCAGCAGTAGAACCATCGGATTCTCCAGTATTATCTGGTGGAAAGCCAGGACCGCATAAGATCCAAGGGATTGGAGCAGGTTTTGTTCCTGACATCTTAAACACACAAATATATGATGAGGTTATCCAAATCTCTACAGAAGAAGCATTTGAGTATGCTCGTCGTGCTGCAAAAGAAGAAGGTATCTTAGGTGGTATTTCTTCTGGTGCTGCAATTGCTGCCGCTCTAAAACTAGCCCAAAAGCTAGGTAAAGGTAAAAAAGTAGTTGCAATCATTCCTAGTAACGGTGAAAGATATTTAAGTACGGCTTTATATCAATTTGAAGAATAA